One Dioscorea cayenensis subsp. rotundata cultivar TDr96_F1 chromosome 17, TDr96_F1_v2_PseudoChromosome.rev07_lg8_w22 25.fasta, whole genome shotgun sequence DNA window includes the following coding sequences:
- the LOC120280081 gene encoding probable WRKY transcription factor 31, producing MDQRPGTGGLSFLIPAGSSMDTNKRVHDEMDFFSTDHEKKMKVKDDPLLPIIKKEDLTININTGLQLLTANTGSDQSTLDDSLSSLNQDDKECENELEAMQAQLGKMNEENQRLRGMLNQVTSNYNALQMHLNALLQQKNQRINGLVPSPFMNHVDANNAIKNDQETIVPRQFMDLGPTATEIDEHSHSSTGGSRERSSTPPNDVDIGSIETNNNNNNNNNNKEIAPKQEATMRKARVSVRARSEAPMITDGCQWRKYGQKMAKGNPCPRAYYRCTMATGCPVRKQVQRCAEDRSVLITTYEGTHNHPLPPAAMAMASTTSAAASMLLSGSMSSSDGLMNSNFLARTMLPCSSSMATISATAPFPTVTLDLTHSANPLQLQRPTSSPTMQLSAPQPVFQPQLYNQSKFTGLQMSPDFDGSPLAKRSTTTLADTVSAATAAITSDPNFTAALAAAITSIIGSGGGAAGGGNSHQMNNNANNINKSLANGPYTSNFPDT from the exons ATGGATCAAAGGCCTGGAACTGGTGGGCTTAGTTTCTTGATTCCAGCTGGTTCTTCCATGGATACTAACAAACGTGTTCATGATGAGATGGACTTCTTCTCTACTGACCatgaaaagaagatgaaggtTAAGGATGACCCTCTTCTTCCTATCATCAAGAAAGAAGATCTCACCATTAATATTAAT actGGTTTGCAGTTGTTAACTGCTAATACTGGGAGTGATCAGTCTACTTTGGATGATAGCTTGTCTTCATTAAATCAagatgataaggagtgtgagaatgag TTGGAAGCTATGCAAGCTCAACTTGGGAAGATGAATGAAGAGAATCAAAGGTTGAGAGGGATGTTGAACCAGGTGACAAGTAACTACAATGCTCTTCAGATGCATCTCAATGCTTTGCTCCAACAAAAGAATCAAAGGATTAATGGACTTGTTCCTTCTCCATTCATg AATCATGTAGATGCTAATAATGCTATCAAGAATGATCAAGAAACCATTGTTCCAAGACAGTTCATGGATCTTGGTCCTACTGCAACTGAAATTGATGAGCATTCTCATTCTTCAACTGGAGGTAGCAGAGAAAGATCATCTACTCCTCCCAATGATGTCGACATCGGTTCTATtgaaactaataataataacaacaacaacaacaacaacaaagagataGCTCCGAAACAAGAAGCAACTATGAGGAAAGCCCGAGTTTCTGTTAGAGCTCGTTCCGAAGCTCCTATg ATCACTGATGGATGTCAATGGAGGAAATACGGACAAAAAATGGCGAAAGGAAATCCATGCCCTCGAGCTTACTATCGATGCACAATGGCTACCGGTTGTCCAGTCCGAAAACAA GTGCAAAGATGCGCAGAGGACCGATCGGTGTTGATAACAACATATGAAGGAACTCACAACCATCCATTGCCACCTGCGGCGATGGCAATGGCTTCAACAACCTCGGCAGCAGCATCAATGCTTCTTTCCGGCTCTATGTCGAGCTCCGACGGACTAATGAACTCCAATTTCTTAGCAAGAACCATGTTGCCTTGCTCATCTAGCATGGCCACCATTTCAGCTACAGCACCATTCCCTACTGTTACATTGGATCTTACTCACAGTGCTAATCCACTGCAATTGCAAAGGCCGACATCATCGCCGACGATGCAGTTATCTGCGCCGCAGCCGGTCTTTCAACCACAACTTTACAACCAGTCAAAGTTCACCGGACTTCAAATGTCACCGGATTTTGATGGTTCTCCATTAGCGAAACGTTCAACGACTACTCTTGCAGACACTGTGAGTGCCGCAACTGCGGCGATCACGTCGGACCCTAATTTCACCGCCGCACTTGCTGCAGCAATCACATCAATTATCGGCAGTGGCGGCGGCGCCGCCGGTGGTGGCAATTCTCACCAGATGAACAATAATGCAAATAATATCAACAAAAGTCTTGCAAATGGTCCATATACATCAAATTTTCCTGATACCTGA
- the LOC120280044 gene encoding fatty-acid-binding protein 3, chloroplastic, which produces MRKKKTSKSSSICVVQLNLLSALSRWSEKKMVSMITSSSPTAPPPSYIPKCIPKTPSNVLHSQFLHKFPSISSSHHHLTYLAHKRLLPLLTPKASVGSAEYIVEPGTSVSFSREIRVPGCSESLVLLGTGFREKIFAIIGVKVYAAGFYVATSIEEKLDSWRGKQASEIVKDSTLFTSIFTAPLQKSLKIVLVRDVDGKTFWNALNDVILPRIKEPSSADEFALSTFRDTFQKRDLKNGTLILLTWVEPSKMLVSISSDGFPLSTDAVIESENVTMALFDGYFGDSPVSPTLKSSVADGIAVLLN; this is translated from the exons atgaggaagaagaaaaccagtaaATCTTCTTCAATCTGTGTTGTGCAGCTGAACTTGTTGTCAGCACTCAGCAGGTGGTCTGAGAAGAAAATGGTGAGCATGattacatcttcttctccaacagCACCACCACCCTCATACATTCCCAAATGCATCCCTAAAACTCCAAGCAATGTTCTTCACTCCCAATTCCTCCACAAgttcccatcaatctcatcttcACATCACCATCTCACCTATCTTGCTCACAAAAGGCTTCTTCCCCTTCTCACTCCTAAAGCTTCAG TTGGGAGTGCAGAGTACATTGTGGAGCCTGGGACTAGTGTGAGTTTCTCTAGGGAAATCAGAGTTCCTGGTTGCTCTGAGTCACTTGTCTTGCTTGGCACTG GATTCCGAGAGAAGATCTTTGCAATTATTGGTGTCAAGGTCTATGCTGCCGGATTTTATGTTGCTACCTCTATCGAAGAAAAGTTGGATTCTTGGAGAGGAAAACAAGCTTCTGAGATAGTAAAAGATTCGACATTGTTTACATCCATTTTTACAG CACCATTGCAGAAATCACTGAAGATTGTTCTAGTAAGAGATGTTGATGGCAAGACATTCTGGAATGCTTTGAATGATGTCATCCTTCCTAGAATCAAAGAACCTTCATCTGCCGATGAATTTGCATTATCAACTTTTCGTGATACTTTTCAGAAGCGTGATTTGAAGAATGGAACTCTTATACTTCTGACTTGGGTAGAGCCATCGAAGATGTTG gTGTCTATCTCATCTGATGGTTTTCCTTTAAGCACCGATGCTGTTATTGAATCTGAGAATGTCACCATGGCTCTCTTCGATGGATACTTTGGGGATTCTCCTGTTTCTCCTACTTTAAAGTCTTCGGTAGCCGATGGTATTGCTGTGTTACTTAACTGA
- the LOC120280043 gene encoding receptor-like serine/threonine-protein kinase At1g78530 codes for MGNLVALYITICCLAFIVSKIIISVLLYKRWTRKHRVMEDSMTGGKMVVFRSSATQSLTSKAFMKKTMKLTNKDIIGSGGYGTVYRLVLDHNTAFAVKKLNKGSSDRDRGFERELEAMGDIKHRNIVVLHGYCMTAQYNLLIYELMPNGSLDAMLHGKLSGENVLDWSTRYKIAVGAARGLSYLHHDCIPHIIHRDIKSSNILLDQNMEARVSDFGLATLLRPDRSHVSTIVAGTFGYLPPECFDTGKATTKGDVYSFGVVLLELLTGKRPTDESFIENGTKLVTWVKEVAVENREEYAIDSNLVSFPVDEVKTMFIIAEKCLEPDPCNRPTMSEVVKMLEQIKSDKSNTAS; via the exons ATGGGAAATCTTGTAGCTCTTTATATTACAATTTGTTGCCTTGCATTCATTGTATCCAAGATCATCATCTCTGTTCTTCTCTACAAGAGATGGACAAGAAAGCACAGAGTAATGGAAGACAGCATgacag GTGGGAAAATGGTTGTTTTCAGATCATCGGCAACTCAGTCACTTACTTCCAAAGCATTCATGAAGAAGACGATGAAGCTAACCAACAAGGATATTATCGGTTCTGGAGGCTACGGCACAGTTTATCGATTAGTATTAGATCACAACACTGCATTTGCTGTTAAGAAGTTGAACAAAGGCAGCAGTGATAGAGATAGGGGGTTTGAAAGAGAGCTGGAAGCAATGGGGGACATAAAGCATAGGAACATCGTCGTCCTTCATGGATACTGTATGACAGCTCAGTATAATCTTCTTATCTATGAACTCATGCCGAATGGAAGTTTGGATGCAATGCTTCATG GGAAATTAAGTGGAGAGAATGTACTAGATTGGTCGACGAGGTACAAAATTGCAGTTGGTGCAGCAAGGGGCTTATCCTACCTACATCATGACTGCATTCCGCATATAATTCACAGGGATATAAAATCAAGCAACATACTGCTAGATCAGAACATGGAGGCAAGAGTATCGGATTTTGGATTGGCTACACTGCTAAGACCGGATCGAAGTCATGTTTCAACTATTGTTGCAGGGACATTTGGTTATTTACCTCCAG AATGTTTTGACACGGGAAAAGCAACAACAAAAGGGGATGTTTATAGCTTTGGTGTCGTCTTGCTTGAACTTCTAACAGGCAAAAGACCAACAGATGAATCATTCATTGAAAATGGCACAAAGCTAGTTACCTGG GTTAAAGAAGTAGCTGTAGAAAACAGAGAAGAATATGCAATTGACAGTAACCTGGTATCATTTCCTGTCGATGAAGTCAAGACTATGTTTATTATTGCAGAAAAGTGCCTAGAGCCTGATCCTTGCAATCGACCGACCATGTCTGAGGTTGTGAAGATGCTTGAGcaaataaaatctgataaatcAAACACTGCTTCCTAA
- the LOC120281316 gene encoding protein kinase and PP2C-like domain-containing protein yields the protein MKKRKTKNENENSISIFTNLPPFSPSIPENSETLKPSSMVVIIHPNTCYRGCCTSDAIPLQLPSSSYSLLSPIAKGSESTVFEATLDGRRVAAKKPVLSTSDDLDKFHRELQLLCSLDHRGLARLVAAHARPPNYLFFFEFYESRNLSEKLHLEEWTPSIQQSLVISLELANALKYLHKLGIVHRDVKPANILLDRNLHPHLADFGLSMYKKDLKHISVENWKSAGKPTGGFHKKNMVGTLIYMAPEILRKDIHTEKSDVYSFAISINELLTGVVPYTDLRAEAQAHTVLEMSYTEQQLTAAITSQGLRPVLVQPEAGVPPSLVSLVQKCWAPNPSERPSFDTIVEELETIMKDVVKTENMETYDALPSFNSLDHYQNGIKDIPRFEENLNWMSQGEQLAKNISNIENSNLRLWSTSQCEPLHYQPTLSCGSFATCGRRETMEDTHFLLPQMCNEKDVHAFGIFDGHRGAAAAEFSAHALPGFLQDLGYTSSPSEALTEAFIRTDIAFRNELVLHSNSKRILHKDWHPGCTAVATLVLRDKLYVANAGDCRTILCRSGHPVPLSKDHVASCPDERARVIKQGMDVRWQMDTWRVGQAALQVTRSIGDDDLKPAVTAEPEITETSLSPDDEFLVMASDGLWDVLSNENVISIIKDTVKEPGMCSKRLATEAAERGSKDNITVIVVFLRPVSTAERIY from the exons atgaaaaaacgAAAAACGAAAAACGAAAACGAGAATTCTATTTCCATTTTCACCAATCTTCCTCCTTTTTCTCCCTCCATTCCTGAGAATTCGGAAACCTTGAAACCCTCATCAATGGTGGTCATCATCCATCCCAACACCTGCTACCGTGGCTGCTGCACAAGTGATGCCATTCCCCTCCAACTCCCCTCCTCCTCCTACTCCCTCCTTTCCCCCATCGCCAAGGGCTCAGAGAGCACCGTTTTCGAGGCCACGCTCGATGGCCGCCGCGTCGCCGCCAAGAAGCCCGTTCTCTCCACGTCCGACGATCTCGACAAGTTCCACCGGGAACTCCAGTTGTTGTG CTCTCTGGATCATCGGGGATTGGCCCGGCTGGTGGCGGCGCATGCCAGGCCGCCCAATTACTTGTTCTTCTTCGAGTTCTATGAATCGCGGAATCTTTCGGAGAAGTTGCATTTGGAGGAATGGACGCCCTCCATTCAGCAATCGCTTGTTATTAGTTTAGAACTGG CAAATGCTCTGAAGTACCTGCACAAACTTGGGATTGTGCACAGGGATGTAAAACCTGCAAATATCCTT CTTGACAGAAACCTTCATCCACACTTGGCAGATTTTGGATTATCTATGTACAAGAAGGATCTCAAACACATTTCAGTTGAGAATTGGAAGTCGGCTGGCAAGCCTACGGGTGGTTTTCATAAAAAGAACATGGTTGGGACATTAATCTATATGGCACCAGAAATATTGAGAAAGGATATACACACAGAAAAATCAGATGTATACAGTTTTGCAATATCAATCAA TGAGCTTCTTACTGGTGTTGTTCCTTATACAGATTTGCGTGCGGAAGCTCAG GCGCACACTGTACTTGAAATGAGCTATACTGAGCAACAGCTCACTGCAGCAATAACATCTCAAGGATTGCGGCCTGTTTTGGTTCAACCTGAGGCAGGTGTACCGCCATCTTTAGTATCACTTGTACAAAAGTGCTGGGCTCCAAACCCTTCAGAAAGACCATCTTTTGATACAATAGTTGAGGAGCTTGAAACAATTATGAAGGATGTGGTGAAAACTGAAAACATGGAAACTTATGATGCTCTCCCATCATTTAACTCCCTGGATCATTATCAAAACGGCATCAAGGATATCCCGCGTTTTGAAGAAAACTTGAATTGGATGTCTCAAGGGGAACAACTAGCCAAAAATATATCCAATATAGAAAATTCCAATTTGAGACTATGGTCTACTTCTCAATGTGAACCCCTGCATTACCAGCCCACGTTATCTTGCGGCTCATTCGCAACTTGTGGAAGAAGGGAGACGATGGAAGATACACATTTTTTACTTCCTCAAATGTGCAATGAGAAGGATGTTCATGCATTTGGGATTTTTGATGGTCATCGAG GTGCAGCGGCTGCTGAGTTTTCTGCTCATGCACTACCTGGTTTCTTACAGGATTTAGGTTACACAAGCAG TCCATCTGAAGCACTTACTGAAGCATTTATAAGGACGGACATTGCATTCAGAAATGAATTAGTGCTACACTCTAATTCCAAAAGGATTCTTCACAAGGACTGGCATCCAGGTTGCACTGCAGTTGCAACACTAGTGCTAAGGGACAAGCTTTATGTTGCAAATGCCGGCGATTGTCGAACAATTCTATGCCGTTCTGGTCACCCAGTTCCCCTGAGCAAG GACCATGTTGCAAGCTGCCCTGATGAGCGAGCTCGTGTTATCAAACAAGGCATGGATGTGAGATGGCAAATGGATACATGGAGGGTTGGTCAGGCTGCTCTGCAG GTAACACGATCAATTGGTGATGATGATCTGAAGCCTGCAGTAACAGCAGAACCTGAGATAACTGAAACTTCATTATCACCAGATGATGAATTCCTTGTAATGGCTAGTGATGGTCTATGGGATGTTCTTAGCAATGAGAATGTTATATCAATCATCAAAGACACTGTTAAAGAACCAGGAATGTGTTCCAAGAGACTGGCTACTGAAGCTGCTGAACGTGGCAGTAAAGATAATAtcactgttattgttgtttTCCTCCGTCCTGTTTCTACTGCTGAGAGGATTTACTGA